The following coding sequences lie in one Candidatus Neptunochlamydia sp. REUL1 genomic window:
- the hrcA gene encoding heat-inducible transcriptional repressor HrcA yields MAAKRKQRAERERDVLLGLVKLYLLTGKPVGSNTLKENGFENISSATIRNYFASLEKEGYLMQQHSSGGRIPTTLAYKLYANFHINSSQIDPKELALLQKELNQDTWEIAGYLQNGAELLSNLTQGAVFLSAPRFDQDIIIDIKLVGIDAKRCLIVAITNFGLVHTEILYTPKKLSNFSLKRIESYFHFRLTGLDRPKINQEEEDLASNFYNEIMMRHIVGYSNFSAIDIYKTGFSKLIRFPEFQDATVLATGLSIFENTSFMRKLLGRCTREGDLKVWIGDDIHHPSASIAQSSIIAIPYYIHGKAVGAIALLGPIRMPYPKLFGILRTFSQILSEVLTRNLYKYKITYRQPKSEQVEMQTAPPKLIEQDDPLQLEDKT; encoded by the coding sequence ATGGCAGCAAAACGAAAGCAAAGAGCTGAAAGAGAGAGAGACGTCCTACTAGGTCTCGTCAAACTCTACCTTTTGACAGGGAAACCTGTGGGTTCGAATACCCTCAAGGAAAATGGCTTTGAAAATATCAGCTCCGCCACGATCCGAAACTACTTTGCCAGTCTCGAGAAAGAAGGTTACTTGATGCAGCAACACTCATCAGGCGGCCGCATTCCAACCACTTTGGCCTACAAGCTCTATGCAAACTTCCATATCAATAGCAGCCAAATCGACCCCAAGGAGTTGGCTCTTTTGCAGAAGGAGTTAAATCAAGATACATGGGAGATTGCCGGCTACCTGCAGAATGGAGCGGAACTTCTTAGCAATCTTACGCAAGGGGCCGTGTTTTTATCAGCGCCTCGCTTTGATCAAGACATCATTATCGACATCAAGCTAGTTGGAATTGATGCAAAACGCTGCCTCATTGTGGCCATCACCAACTTTGGGCTTGTTCATACCGAAATCCTTTACACTCCAAAAAAGCTCAGCAACTTCTCCCTAAAAAGAATTGAAAGTTACTTTCACTTCCGTCTTACAGGACTCGACCGACCCAAGATAAATCAGGAAGAAGAGGACCTCGCCTCCAATTTTTATAATGAAATTATGATGCGTCATATCGTTGGCTATTCGAATTTCAGCGCCATTGATATTTACAAAACGGGATTTTCTAAACTCATCCGTTTCCCTGAATTTCAAGATGCTACTGTTCTAGCAACAGGATTATCGATTTTTGAAAACACCTCTTTTATGCGCAAACTTTTGGGACGGTGCACAAGAGAGGGAGATCTAAAAGTATGGATCGGAGATGACATCCACCATCCTTCTGCATCCATTGCACAAAGCAGTATCATCGCCATCCCCTACTATATCCATGGGAAAGCGGTTGGAGCCATTGCTCTTCTTGGTCCTATCCGTATGCCTTACCCAAAATTATTTGGAATTCTCCGCACTTTTTCGCAAATTTTGAGCGAAGTGCTGACACGTAATCTTTATAAGTATAAAATCACCTACCGACAACCAAAATCTGAACAAGTTGAGATGCAAACTGCGCCTCCAAAATTGATCGAGCAGGATGACCCGCTGCAACTTGAAGATAAAACCTAG
- a CDS encoding nucleotide exchange factor GrpE: MEDKSQEESQEPEDRIEATEEVVEELDETEGLKQQIKEEQEKYLRSLADMENSRKRMQKEKHDSTRFAVENVIGEFLSPLDNFENALSFVHQASEETQTWAKGFEMILTQFKDVLSGHKVTPYTSEGALFDPHLHEVLELEETDKHKDGLILQEFVKGYKCGDRILRPARVKVAKAPKKENIEEESEENNNQGDN; encoded by the coding sequence TTGGAAGATAAATCGCAAGAAGAGTCGCAAGAACCAGAGGACAGGATTGAAGCAACCGAAGAAGTCGTTGAAGAACTTGATGAAACGGAAGGATTGAAGCAACAGATTAAAGAAGAGCAGGAAAAATATCTCCGCTCTCTTGCAGATATGGAAAACTCGCGAAAGCGCATGCAAAAAGAGAAGCATGACTCCACCCGCTTTGCAGTAGAAAATGTCATTGGAGAATTTCTTTCCCCTCTAGATAATTTCGAGAATGCTTTAAGCTTTGTCCACCAAGCTTCCGAAGAAACGCAAACATGGGCAAAGGGATTTGAAATGATCCTTACCCAATTTAAAGATGTATTATCAGGTCATAAAGTGACCCCCTATACTTCTGAGGGAGCGCTATTCGACCCTCACCTCCATGAAGTATTGGAACTCGAAGAAACCGACAAACATAAGGATGGACTGATCCTCCAAGAGTTCGTTAAGGGGTATAAATGTGGCGATCGTATCCTCCGTCCAGCGCGGGTCAAAGTTGCCAAAGCGCCGAAGAAAGAGAATATTGAAGAAGAATCAGAAGAAAACAACAATCAGGGAGATAACTAA